Genomic window (Magnolia sinica isolate HGM2019 chromosome 6, MsV1, whole genome shotgun sequence):
TGTAAGCTCGACAATAAAATCAACCACAACTTGGCCTTTGATGGCGGATTGGGGCTGATATTTAACGTCGAACTTGCCGAGCTCGATCGCCCATTTCGTGAGTCTTCCCGACACTTCAGGTTTTTGGAGTACCTGGTGGAGGGGTTGGTTGGTCGGGACTATGATAGTATAGACCTGGAAATAAGGTCAGAGAAAGTGGGATGAGATGATTAGAGCTAGAGTGAGCTTCTCAATGTCTGGATACTTGGACTCGATTGGGACCAGGGCTTTGATGACATAGTACACTAGTAGTTGTTTCCCTACTTGCTCCCTGATGAGGGCCAAGCTCACCGTTGCTGTTGAAACTGCTAAGTATAGAAGGAGTGGTTCTCCTCGCTCGGGCTttgaaagtcgtggtggtaaaccCAAGTACTACTTGAGTTGTTGGAAGGTCATCTCATAGTTCTCGATCCACTCTATcttatgttttcctttcagcTGTTTGAAGAAGAGGAGACACTTATCGGTGGCTCGAGAGATGAACCATTTGAGGGCGGCTATTCTCCCTATGAGGCACTAAATTTTCTTTGTTGTCCTGGGTGAGCTCATGTCTAGCAGAGCTCgaatcttctcagggtttgcctcaaTCCCCCTTTGGTTGACTAGGAACCAATGAATTTTCTCAAGCTGACGCTGAAGGCACATTTACTCAGATTCAGCttcattggatattttcataGTATTGTGAACACTTTCTCAAGGTCGGCGATGTGTTCTGGAGCTttgatgcttttgacgagcatgtcattgaCATAAACTTCCATGGAGCGTCGAATCTATTCGGCAAATAATTTGTTGACAAGTCGCTAGTATGTGGCTCCAACGTTTTTAAACTCGAAGTGCATGACCTTGTAGTAGTAGagtcctttgtcggtgacaaaggtcatCTTCTGCTTGTCGTAGGGATGCATGGCGATTTGATTATATCCCgagtaagcatccatgaagcttagGAGTTCATGCCCGGCAGTGTTGTTGACCAGCTGGTCGATCCGTGGGAGGAGAAAACTGTCCgtggggcaggctttgttcatGTCAGTGTAATTGACACAAACCCACCACTTTCTATTGGATTTTTTCACCAAAATGACGTTGGCGATCCAGTCTAGATAGTAGATTTCTTTGATGAAACCCGCTTCGAGGAGTTTGCCGACCTCTTCCCCGATGATGGCATACCGCTCTAGCTCGAATGCTCGTCGCTTTTGTCTCACTGGTTGGTGGTGGGGGTCAATGTTCAATTTATGAACCATTACTTTTGGGTTGATGTCAGGCATATCCTAATGAGACCAGACAAACACGTTGGTGTACCGTCGGAGGAGATCCATGATCTCATCCAGCAAGGCTGGAGTTAACGATGAGCCGACCTGTACTATTCAGGTCGAGTCAGATTTGTTGAGCGGGATGATCACGAGGTCTTCCATCGGGCATCCTCTTTCGATCGAGTCCTCCTGAGGATCAAGGGAGGTTGATGGCCATTGCATGATGCTATGTTCTTAGTGCCATGGAATAACATTGACAAGCTTCTTACTAATCTCCTTTAACTAGTCCGGCCCCGTGCTCGGTCAAGAACTTCATCGCGAGATGGTTTGTTGATTCCACTGCTCGTAGAGTGCTGAGAGAAGGTCGTCCGAGGATGATGTTGTAGACGGAGGGGCAATCGACTATAAAAAGTTGATCATAGTCGTTGTATGGTTTTGCCATTCTGCCGCTATGACTGGAAGCTGTATGGATCCCTCGGAGGTGACTTTATCCCCAATAAATTTGAACAATGAGAATTTTAACATGTCAGAGTTAGGATTTTGTTGAAGGCTTTGACGAAAGGATGTCGGCAGAGCTACCGGTGTCCACAATATTCGAAACACTTTACGGTTGACTATAGTTATAGTCACCACTAGTGCGTTATTATGGGGGTGGTGGACGCCTTGTGCGTCCTCTTCGGTGAAGGTCAGCTCATAAGATGCTACTTTCTGTTCCTTTGGAGGCCTACTGGtgacatggatttgatgctccgagTTGCAGTGACTGATACCTCGAGCATGAGCTCTTCATGCTCGATTTGAGTCTCCTCCCCCGGCGGGTCCGCcgaagatggtgtggattttcctGGTGGCTTCATTTTTCATGGGGCTGCTCGTTCTTCTGATCTGCCCGCTCCTCTCTCCTGTTGACATATTCTCATAAGTGTCTGTTGCAGATGAGGGCTTCGATCTCATCTTTTAAATCAAAGCAGTCGTTGGTTGAATGGTCATGGTCACGATGGAAGTGGCAGTACTTCCGCTTGTCCCCCTTGTCGGCATCAGATTTCATCTTGTTTAACCATTTGAGGGTTCGTTTGTCCCGAACTTTCATGAGAACCTATTCGGGCGTCGTATAGAGGAGGGTGTACGAGCTGAACCTGCTCTCAGGCTGTTTTGCTTGGGCGCTGACTTCTAGTTGACTCGTTGTCCTTTTCTCCATTTGTTACTGGCCAAGGCTTGTGCTTCCTTGGGTTGTTTTTCTTTGATTAACCTTCACTTGTTCCGAGCAACTTTTCGCGAGTTGAAAAGCTCCTTAGCATGGGAGTACTTTTGAGCTCGATTAAGGAGATCGGCTAATGTTGTCGGTGGCTTCTTGTCAAGTGAGAAGAGGAATCTCCCCTCCCTCAGGCATCCCATCATGGTGGCCAAGGCTATCTGGCCTTCTATTTGCATTGCCTCTAGGTTGAAGCTTTTAATGTAGTATTTCAATAGCTCATCTTCTTTTCTggatgatggtgtggatgtgagTAGTCAGTTTGAGCCTTTCATTTcctccgatgaagttggtgatgaaTGCTTTGCCGAGCTGTGTGAACTAATTGATCGACTGTGGCTTCAATTGTTGGAACCATTTCTGAGCTACTCCTGTTAGGGTTAGAAAAAACGCCCAGCACATGACAGCGGTTGACACGCCATGAAGTTTCATCAAAGCCCCAAAAGATTTCAGGTGTTTGGCTAGGTCAGTGGTTCCGGAGTATGATGGGAGTTGGACATGCATAATGCTAGCTGTGGATGGGGGCTCAGTTTCTTCCAATAGTGCTTCTATCGAGTTCAGAGCATGCATGCGGTAAGCCTGTCGCATGTTGCCGATCTGTCACGATGGTTCATTGAGCTCGGCCTCCCAGGGATCTTTGTTTTCAGCTATCGCCTTGACTTCGGCTTCGGGAGCTTTCAGTCACCTCTTCTTCTCTAACTCAAGATGTAAGTCAGAGGCAGCCATCGTGGCTATGCCTAAAGCATGGGAGGGCACTCGTCTCGGTGCTTTGCTGACCTATCTGTTCCCCCAAGAGCCGACGGATACTTGAGACGGTGCAGAGACTTCTGTGGCTTCTTGGGCGACAACTTCCTCAGCCCCCTGATTGGGGGGAGGGATTTGTCACTCCAGCAATTGCTTTATTTGATCAAGATTGCTAGTTAAGGCTTCGACTCGATGTTCAAGAGAGATGATCTGGCCTCCCCAATTTTGGGACCGCTGTGTCTGGCCTACGGGCGTGGAATCAGCCTGAAGTTGGGAAGATGAGTCCCGGTGGTCTACAGACTGCTCCGGTGAGACAGGGCCGGGCACAACGGTAGTGGTCtaagctttctttctccctttcgaCATTGTCGTGCTCTCGTGGATGATGAGAACGGCTTTCGAagtcgttcccacagacggtgccaaaccGTTAATGCAGAAATTCGGGTGACCTTCCCTAGACCTTCGGGGTACCTGCAAAGTGAATGaataaaggagaccttggctagcacaagggaccctccgatgcctaagtcaggtgagGAATCTGGGTATAGTTGTAAAATGGGTTTTAGGCTTGAAATTGTGTGTACCTCTCACCATTAGGGATGCTCCCATTTATAAGTGAAGGAGTGGGTGGTGTTGTAGATTGTAATCTTCCTGTTTAGTAGGAGTGTATTGTAGAAGGATTCAGTTCCCTGACATGTTGCGGATGTCATCTGAGATCTTTGGCTGAGATCTCGGACTAATCTTTTTAATATTGATCTGAGTAGTTAGAATTAGAGGTAGTATGCGATAGATGGCCAAGGCCGAGTAGAACGTTCGGGGTGGGCCAAGCAGCCGTCCCGAGGAATAGCATACTGACCTGGCCTTCCTCCCGAGCCATAGCTGGGTTTTCCCTTTACATTGGGCAGATTTTCGTCCTCCTAAGCCGAGGTCATGTCCAAGGCCTAATAGGACGTGTTCCTTTATTTGGTCTTTCTCCATCTTGTTCTTCAGTGTTAGGGTTCTTCTGCAAGCATCCCGAGTAGGGCATGATTAATCTCATGTGGGATCATGCCTCGAGAGGTGTACCATTCTGGTGGAGCTCTGCACTATCTAGAGGCGAGTGTTACTTTGACCGTTTAGGGTGGTCTTGGTCCTAAGTGGCACTAGTCGGCTATGCAACTCATCATGGATATCTGAGCCGACCTTGCATTTATGTCCAACTCATTTaaacccatgacaaccatgataccTTTAGCCaaacaatgtcatgagagagagagagagagctttcaaGGGTGATTTACGCGAGTTGTGGGATTTGGGGGTGTTCGCTAATAACCACACCGCCAATGAAGTCCCTTACATCGTCTCCTCAACTTTCAACAGGAGATGTccctggtctctctctctctctctctctctctctctctctctctctctcttgggaatagagctaggcatcgagtcgagtcggactaagttagggttgactcgacttgatccgatTTTGGAATAGGCCTGActtgaactcgatccgactcaataccgagtccagcatgcctgacttaATCCGAGTTTGGTCTGGCCTGGACATATTCGGACCGAGTTTGATCTGGTCAGAGgtactgagtcgggtcgagttggcaccgagtcagatTGAAAGATGAAGGAGGGAGAGATCGAGAGattagagaggagagagaggaggaggaggaggaggaggctgatggtggtgggtggttgccgagcttggaagatgaggaggatgagggatggagagagagagagagagagagagagagagagagagagagagagaggtcggccttggaagatgaggaggacgagggagagagagagagattttgggatcgggtcgggaTAGGGTGCggtgggtagggttagagagtcgggtttcaaatcaagtcgggtctaaccagatcgagtttcgggtcgagatactaggtaactcgaacttgacttcgtttgagttcggattgggtgaagcctactcggtttggaCAGATTCACACGTTTGGTTTGGGTCGAGTCGGATGAGCCAAATCGAGTTGTTCGGTGCCCACCTCTACTTGGAAATGGCTAGTTGGGGCTTGGACTTGGGCTGGGCCTGCATATGTTTTACAAGCTAGGTTCAAGCCGGACTATTTTTGCCTGTCATGGGCTTGGGCTGGAGTTGGGCATAGTTTTAAACACTCGGGCTGGGTTTGGACAAAGCTTGGCCCGGCCCTAATCCGGCCCTTTCACACCCCAAAATATAAAGGGCATTCTCGTCATATTGAGAAACCAAGGGTGTTTAAGtaaattaacatgatatacaAGACATTTAAGTAATTGAACACTGTATATAACATAAACCCCTAGGGTTGCGCAGGTCGCTCCAGAGGCCATCGCATTTCCTCCCAAAACCCTAGGAAAGCAGGAAACCCTCTCTCCCCAAAGGAGCACCACTTTGGAGATTGTTCTTCCTCTCCGTTGCAGGTAAAAATCTCTTCAGATTCCTATTCACGTCTTCTCGAATTCCTAGTAGAAATCGCATTTTATCCGGATCGCGATTCTTCTAGTTTTGAGTTGTAAAACCTGATTTCGTCCCATTTACGTTTTCCTTTCTTTTCGACTCCTTTCCATTTCTGTAGCTTATATACGATCCTGTTCTGATTCCCCTAGGATTCGAAGCTTGTAGGAAAGGTGTAACGATGAGGTA
Coding sequences:
- the LOC131249561 gene encoding uncharacterized protein LOC131249561 — encoded protein: MVHKLNIDPHHQPVRQKRRAFELERYAIIGEEVGKLLEAGFIKEIYYLDWIANVILVKKSNRKWWVCVNYTDMNKACPTDSFLLPRIDQLVNNTAGHELLSFMDAYSGYNQIAMHPYDKQKMTFVTDKGLYYYKVYTIIVPTNQPLHQVLQKPEVSGRLTKWAIELGKFDVKYQPQSAIKGQVVVDFIVELTCRNDMETSLSSKTD